One region of Intestinimonas massiliensis (ex Afouda et al. 2020) genomic DNA includes:
- a CDS encoding helix-turn-helix domain-containing protein, with amino-acid sequence MSLGETIHRLRTEQNLSQDGLADALGVSRQSISKWETNRSVPDLDKLVKLSGVFGVTLDELVLGERPAPAPDPVPPAPPPHAAFPPRKIAGAILLCMGFLVVLSCTLLGSLLAGLLFASPLLLCGAVCFLLRTHTGLWCAWAVCIPVDVYLRYATGIDWRLTLFTPHFQPSMNYIRLAVAWGQLAAMVLLVFLTAVLLRKKELADTRRSRGLLLGGWALFLLSCVLPSLLWSSQRWFAFFFAALDWGRIALLAALLVLTLRFLRGRRAENTAAC; translated from the coding sequence ATGTCCCTTGGCGAAACCATCCACCGGCTTCGCACCGAGCAGAACCTCTCCCAGGACGGCCTGGCCGACGCTCTGGGCGTCTCCCGCCAGTCCATCTCCAAATGGGAGACCAACCGCTCGGTCCCCGATCTGGACAAGCTGGTCAAGTTGAGCGGCGTATTTGGCGTTACACTGGATGAGCTGGTCCTGGGCGAGCGCCCCGCCCCCGCGCCGGACCCCGTCCCGCCGGCTCCGCCGCCGCATGCCGCCTTCCCGCCCCGGAAAATCGCCGGGGCTATCCTGCTCTGCATGGGGTTTCTGGTGGTTCTGTCCTGTACGCTGCTGGGCTCCCTCCTCGCCGGGCTGCTCTTCGCCTCTCCCCTTCTGCTCTGCGGCGCCGTGTGCTTCCTGCTCCGCACCCATACGGGGCTCTGGTGCGCATGGGCCGTCTGCATCCCCGTGGATGTCTACCTGCGCTATGCCACTGGAATCGACTGGAGGCTGACCCTGTTCACCCCCCACTTTCAGCCCAGCATGAACTACATCCGCCTGGCCGTCGCGTGGGGGCAGTTGGCAGCCATGGTGCTGCTGGTCTTTCTGACCGCCGTGCTGCTCCGCAAAAAAGAGCTGGCGGACACCCGCCGCAGTCGGGGCCTGCTTCTCGGCGGCTGGGCTCTTTTTCTGCTTTCGTGCGTCCTGCCCTCCCTCCTCTGGTCCAGCCAGAGGTGGTTTGCCTTTTTCTTCGCCGCCCTGGACTGGGGCCGGATTGCCCTGCTGGCCGCCCTGCTGGTGCTGACACTCCGCTTCCTGCGGGGCCGAAGGGCGGAAAACACAGCCGCCTGCTGA